A genomic window from Salvia miltiorrhiza cultivar Shanhuang (shh) chromosome 5, IMPLAD_Smil_shh, whole genome shotgun sequence includes:
- the LOC131026187 gene encoding uncharacterized protein LOC131026187, translated as MDPMIDPGSSIPELIRFIKHSFRECEFDEVQNILMEREKSMKVEMEKLVRDCDELKKQVDVLERSKVYTESEKRDLEGKLQKRGEELDKMIVQTKEKFEKLSSEKHDVEEKLVRSSEKCEEMDERLVKMGKEIEELRREKLSANKIIWELKAKEIEADRVVQELKRENDEAVHTIDELRAEKMKSDKAVGVYENDLDPRILKLERSIAKMLSVNVEDLASLANSDGFAAAAIDAEVEENSQNGEVNPEEDRAIVSPKVPAISGSHTSVTQPEKTVPSSGAAENVPTEKTVSSSGAAENVVIVIDDSDSDDETSIPDTSCGQRNKDERKDSREDSVMNCSKRRKISTSATPSRCSSLSSRVKERDGACAAVGVDSTDSDDELISDAYMNNLVAKIQRIRGSKKD; from the exons ATGGACCCGATGATTGATCCTGGCTCATCAATTCCTGAACTGATCAGATTTATTAAGCACTCATTTCGCGAGTGCGAGTTTGATGAGGTGCAGAATATATTGATGGAGCGGGAAAAGAGTATGAAAGTTGAAATGGAAAAGCTTGTCAGAGATTGTGATGAACTGAAGAAACAGGTTGATGTTCTGGAGCGCTCTAAGGTCTATACGGAGTCCGAGAAACGTGATCTGGAGGGGAAGCTTCAGAAGAGAGGCGAGGAGTTAGATAAAATGATCGTCCAAACGAAGGAGAAATTTGAGAAATTGAGTAGCGAAAAACACGATGTTGAGGAAAAGCTGGTACGGAGTAGTGAGAAATGCGAGGAGATGGATGAACGGCTAGTCAAAATGGGGAAGGAGATTGAGGAATTAAGGCGAGAGAAACTGtctgcaaataaaatcatttggGAGTTGAAGGCTAAGGAGATTGAGGCTGATCGCGTAGTGCAGGAACTGAAGCGCGAAAATGATGAGGCTGTTCATACCATTGATGAGTTGAGAGCGGAAAAGATGAAGTCTGATAAGGCAGTTGGAGTTTATGAAAATGACTTAGATCCTAGGATTTTGAAGCTGGAGAGATCCATCGCCAAAATGTTGAGCGTGAATGTGGAAGATCTTGCCAGTTTGGCAAATAGCGACGGTTTTGCTGCTGCAGCTATTGACGCTGAAGTGGAGGAGAATTCGCAGAATGGCGAGGTGAACCCTGAAGAAGATAGGGCTATCGTGTCACCTAAAGTTCCTGCAATTTCTG GTTCACACACAAGTGTAACGCAACCGGAGAAGACAGTGCCTTCATCTGGTGCTGCTGAAAATGTGCCTACAGAGAAGACAGTGTCTTCATCTGGTGCTGCTGAAAATGTTGTAATAGTGATAGATGATAGCGACAGCGATGACGAAACCTCCATTCCGGATACGTCGTGTGGGCAGAGAAATAAGGATGAGAGGAAAGACAGCAGAGAGGACTCTGTCATGAATTGTAGTAAAAGGAGGAAAATAAGCACATCTGCTACACCATCTCGCTGTAGTTCATTGTCCAGCAGAGTTAAAGAGAGAGATGGTGCTTGTGCTGCAGTTGGCGTTGATTCTACAGATTCAGATGATGAATTGATCTCAGATGCCTACATGAACAACCTCGTTGCGAAGATTCAAAGGATAAGAGGGAGCAAAAAGGATTAG